The following coding sequences lie in one Arachis hypogaea cultivar Tifrunner chromosome 4, arahy.Tifrunner.gnm2.J5K5, whole genome shotgun sequence genomic window:
- the LOC112794484 gene encoding F-box/kelch-repeat protein At3g23880-like has product MEKKEQQQDENYKSKSIHDILPVELIHIILLRVPLKHLGRLKCVSKLWNTLISDPHFAESHLHLSAAPTHVCLFINEYSQAFSVDIDAVFDGYKHATAIKEVSLPFKMKRRYNFEVMCSCRGFVLLHRAPHFFVVWNPVTGSSKIVSYSHIVSRCNRKCFKFPGSAILYGFGYDASQDDYLVVVASQDMHDQEHFDCLSFKTNSWINLDSALSKPLGRSNWESRGFFLNGAIHWSSRTLSVRDYRILIFDLKERSFSTISMPEQVMGYLDPTYLVLLGGCLALYSYRTKGNKTNIWVMKEYKVHSSWTFYEISRGQSEPLCISNESYIEPLCISNESDIVALYDFCSRLFLNFTKYNTRGELLQYKYFDYRHLEHFKDRYHWFSDYGTSYTVYTESLVPLPSDIKDKDKDKKKKKNGM; this is encoded by the coding sequence ATGGAGAAGAAGGAGCAACAGCAGGATGAGAATTACAAGAGCAAGAGCATTCACGATATTCTCCCTGTTGAGCTGATTCACATCATCTTACTTAGGGTGCCGCTCAAACATCTCGGTCGCCTCAAGTGCGTTTCGAAGCTTTGGAACACTCTCATTTCCGATCCACACTTTGCGGAATCGCATCTTCACCTCTCTGCCGCACCCACCCATGTATGCCTCTTCATAAATGAGTATTCCCAGGCTTTCTCTGTTGACATTGACGCAGTATTTGACGGCTACAAGCATGCTACTGCAATAAAAGAGGTATCTCTCCCTTTCAAGATGAAAAGACGTTATAATTTTGAAGTTATGTGCTCCTGCAGAGGCTTCGTTCTCTTACACCGAGCCCCGCATTTTTTTGTCGTATGGAATCCAGTGACTGGATCCAGCAAAATAGTATCCTACTCTCACATTGTTTCTCGTTGTAATCGCAAGTGCTTTAAGTTTCCCGGTAGTGCGATTTTGTATGGATTTGGTTACGATGCTTCACAGGATGACTACTTAGTTGTTGTAGCTTCTCAGGATATGCATGACCAAGAGCACTTTGATTGTTTGTCTTTTAAAACCAATTCATGGATTAATCTTGATTCTGCACTCTCCAAACCCTTGGGTAGGAGCAACTGGGAATCTCGTGGGTTCTTCTTGAATGGCGCTATTCATTGGTCGTCCCGCACTCTTAGTGTTAGAGATTATAGAATTCTTATATTTGATTTGAAGGAAAGAAGTTTCTCAACCATATCTATGCCTGAACAAGTGATGGGTTATCTCGATCCCACTTATCTCGTCCTACTAGGAGGGTGCCTGGCCTTGTATTCTTATAGAACCAAAGGCAATAAAACTAACATATGGGTAATGAAAGAATACAAAGTGCATTCATCTTGGACTTTCTATGAGATTTCTCGTGGACAGTCTGAGCCTCTCTGCATTTCCAATGAAAGTTACATTGAGCCTCTCTGCATTTCCAATGAAAGTGACATTGTTGCATTATATGATTTTTGTTCACGTCTCTTCTTAAATTTTACCAAATATAATACTAGAGGAGAGCTCCTCCAATACAAGTATTTTGATTATCGTCATCTCGAACATTTTAAAGATCGTTATCATTGGTTCTCTGATTACGGCACAAGCTACACTGTATACACAGAGAGTCTCGTGCCACTCCCTAGTGACATTAAGGATAAGGATaaggataagaagaagaagaaaaatggtatGTAA
- the LOC140184266 gene encoding uncharacterized protein, protein MAHSWFSIFITITGESTCNIKHDSLKTELLIQSTLIIWDEAPMLNKMCFKALDQTLTDLTSITDQHKIHQLFGGKIVVLRGDFRQIIPVILKGSRHNILSSAINSSHIWSFCKIHDVENKNIGSAVDDESEVEVPDDLLIVTTDNLLSHLVDFAYSNLLQNMSDYRYFQSRIIFAPTLESVEKVNNFILTIFPGMKKEYLSSDTYQANKNEDVKQEWFTPEFLNDIKCLRLLRF, encoded by the exons ATGGCTCATTCTTGGTTTTCAATATTCATTACAATTACTGGTGAATCTACTTGCAACATCAAGCATGACAGTTTGAAGACTGAGCTGTTAATCCAAAGTACCTTAATAATTTGGGATGAAGCACCAATGCTTAATAAAATGTGCTTTAAAGCACTTGATCAGACACTCACGGATCTTACGTCAATTACCGATCAACATAAAATACATCAACTATTTGGTGGTAAGATTGTGGTACTAAgaggtgatttcagacagataATTCCAGTGATTCTGAAAGGGAGTAGACACAATATATTATCATCAGCTATTAACTCATCCCATATATGGTCGTTCTGTAAG ATACATGatgttgaaaataaaaatattggttCTGCTGTTGATGATGAGTCAGAAGTTGAAGTTCCAGATGATCTGCTGATTGTAACTACTGATAACCTTCTCTCTCATTTGGTAGATTTTGCATATtcaaatttgttgcaaaacatgtcagattacagGTATTTTCAGAGTAGGATAATTTTTGCACCCACGCTTGAAAGTGTTGAAAAGGTAAACAATTTCATCTTGACAATCTTCCCAGGGATGAAAAAGGAGTATCTAAGTTCTGACACATATCAAGCTAATAAGAATGAAGATGTAAaacaagagtggttcacaccagagttcctaaatgacatcaaatgtttGAGACTACTAAGGTTCTGA
- the LOC112797913 gene encoding putative receptor-like protein kinase At5g39000, which produces MVLKCLRFGDSKKEKNYPTVIEELCHQFSFEDLRKSTNNFDDKLVIGWLPFGNKVYKGWLKHNDAATDHTITLKVMVPQYPIQGSLEFKKEIEVLCQLRHPNIISLIGFCDQEKEKIVVSEYMANGSLGDYLGDGIRNNQPLSWKKRLDICIGVARALHYLHSGAKFAIIHGDINPSNILLDKNMMPKLTNFGISLQGGLSTLKPKQIKVDMIVGTSALMAPEYAIHEHTLEETMDPIAWSTKQISDYCLTMLSHFSNKLIL; this is translated from the exons ATGGTCCTCAAATGTTTACGCTTTGGTGATTCAAAGAAGGAGAAAAATTATCCGACGGTAATAGAAGAGCTATGCCATCAATTTTCCTTTGAAGATCTTAGAAAATCAACCAACAACTTTGACGATAAACTAGTAATTGGGTGGTTACCCTTTGGTAATAAGGTATACAAAGGTTGGCTCAAACATAATGATGCTGCAACTGATCATACCATTACATTGAAGGTGATGGTGCCTCAATACCCCATCCAAGGTTCACTTGAATTCAAGAAAGAAATTGAGGTGCTATGTCAGCTTCGTCACCCTAATATAATCTCTCTAATAGGCTTTTGCgaccaagaaaaggaaaagattgTTGTGTCTGAGTACATGGCCAATGGATCACTTGGTGATTACTTGGGAGATGGGATTAGGAATAACCAACCACTTTCATGGAAGAAAAGACTAGACATCTGCATCGGAGTAGCCCGGGCTCTACACTACCTTCACTCAGGAGCCAAGTTTGCTATCATTCATGGTGATATAAATCCAAGTAATATTCTTTTGGATAAGAATATGATGCCCAAACTTACAAATTTTGGGATATCATTGCAGGGAGGGCTCTCTACATTGAAGCCAAAGCAAATCAAAGTAGATATGATTGTAGGTACATCTGCATTGATGGCTCCGGAGTATGCTATACACG AGCACACTCTTGAGGAGACAATGGATCCAATTGCTTGGAGTACAAAGCAGATAAGCGACTATTGCTTGACCATGCTCTCTCATTTCAGCAACAAGCTGATATTATAA
- the LOC112797910 gene encoding uncharacterized protein, translating into MDKKKKQQHTTENKPKQQSTMEKKKKKKKKQQQNENHKSKSIHDILPLELIHRILLRVPLKQLGRLKCVSKIWNTLISDPDFAKSHVHLSAASTHVCLFIDDYSKAFSVDIDAVFHRHKSSTAVKEERSFSTISMPEQVMGYLNPTHLVLLGGCLALYSYDRDKTNIWVMKEYKVHSSWTFYQISGGGEQSAPLCLSNGSDIVALDSSLKFIDSYLRFAKSNVRGELLQLKCFDCRHLGHFKGWSCWLCKDRTSYIVYTESLVPVPNEIKDKDKEKQKNNGHQNQKNDVKQGKRTRSE; encoded by the exons ATggataagaagaagaagcagcagcacaCAACAGAGAACAAACCAAAACAGCAATCgaccatggagaagaagaagaagaagaagaagaagcaacagcaGAATGAGAATCACAAGAGCAAGAGCATTCACGATATTCTCCCTCTTGAGCTGATTCACAGAATCTTACTTAGGGTTCCGCTCAAACAACTCGGTCGCCTCAAGTGCGTTTCGAAGATATGGAACACTCTCATTTCCGATCCCGACTTTGCGAAATCGCATGTTCACCTCTCTGCCGCATCCACCCATGTATGCCTCTTCATAGATGACTACTCTAAGGCTTTCTCCGTTGACATTGACGCAGTATTTCACCGCCACAAGAGTTCTACTGCAGTAAAAGAG GAAAGGAGTTTCTCAACCATATCTATGCCTGAACAAGTGATGGGTTATCTCAATCCCACTCATCTCGTCCTACTAGGAGGGTGCCTGGCCTTGTATTCTTATGATCGCGATAAAACTAACATATGGGTGATGAAAGAATACAAAGTGCATTCATCTTGGACTTTCTATCAGATTTCTGGTGGTGGTGAACAGTCTGCGCCTCTGTGCTTATCCAATGGTAGTGACATTGTTGCACTAGATTCTAGTCTGAAATTTATAGATAGCTACTTAAGGTTTGCCAAATCTAATGTCAGAGGAGAGCTCCTCCAACTCAAATGTTTTGATTGCCGTCATCTGGGACATTTTAAAGGTTGGTCTTGTTGGTTGTGTAAGGACCGCACAAGCTACATTGTATACACAGAGAGTCTGGTGCCAGTCCCTAATGAGATTAAGGATAAGGATAAGGAGAAGCAGAAGAATAATG GCCATCAGAATCAGAAGAACGATGTCAAACAAGGAAAGAGAACTAGGAGCGAATGA